The Patescibacteria group bacterium genome includes a window with the following:
- the guaA gene encoding glutamine-hydrolyzing GMP synthase, which yields MSDSPEILVVDLGSQYTQVLGRTLREIRYRSVISSPVKAAKQLEKWKPKGIILSGGPASVDDKDAPQPPEGILNLGIPVLGICYGMQWTTRELGGIITREVEKKEYSQANVLLSRHDPLFANLPRLNGNDEVIVWASHGDSVKELPKGFNQIGVSSDGKTIAAMSCPEKRIWGLQFHPEVTQSAPGKEILRTFLADICGCQPNWEPEDAIKVKREEALRIIGDKKAIIGFSGGVDSSTAAALLSPVLGERLLGICIDTGFLREGELEEIRKNASLAGVKLKIVHAARRFRRAIGNTNDAETKRRRFKKLYALILKEEAKKFGASFIIQGTLATDIIESGKAGESALIKSHHNVGLNFGLEEIRPFSDLFKYEVRDLARKMGLPESISERQPFPGPALLVRIIGKSATPKRIKIVRWADARVTEILRKHNLYDEISQLIVALDCTKTVGIKGDGRVYSYAVIVRGVSTVDFMTLHGYQIPAEVRREITATVTKHPKIVRVFYDETNKPPATTEME from the coding sequence ATGAGCGACAGTCCGGAAATTCTGGTAGTTGATTTGGGATCGCAATACACGCAAGTTCTAGGAAGAACTTTGCGCGAAATACGCTATCGTTCGGTCATTTCTTCCCCGGTCAAGGCTGCCAAACAGCTGGAAAAATGGAAACCCAAGGGAATAATCCTCTCTGGCGGCCCGGCCAGTGTTGATGATAAAGATGCGCCGCAACCCCCCGAAGGAATTTTAAACCTGGGGATACCCGTACTGGGAATCTGCTACGGCATGCAATGGACAACGCGCGAACTGGGCGGAATTATTACGAGAGAGGTTGAAAAAAAAGAATATAGCCAGGCGAACGTTCTTCTTTCCCGACACGACCCGCTCTTCGCCAATCTGCCTCGGTTGAACGGAAACGACGAAGTAATCGTCTGGGCAAGCCATGGCGACAGCGTCAAGGAATTGCCCAAGGGATTCAACCAGATCGGTGTTTCTTCGGATGGAAAAACTATCGCCGCCATGAGTTGCCCAGAAAAAAGGATCTGGGGGCTGCAATTCCATCCTGAAGTGACGCAATCAGCGCCCGGCAAAGAAATTTTAAGAACATTTCTTGCCGACATTTGCGGCTGCCAGCCGAACTGGGAACCTGAAGACGCAATCAAAGTAAAAAGGGAGGAAGCGCTCCGGATCATCGGTGATAAAAAAGCCATCATCGGTTTTAGCGGCGGCGTCGATTCTTCCACAGCAGCAGCGCTGCTGTCTCCGGTCTTGGGCGAAAGGCTGCTGGGAATTTGCATTGATACCGGATTCTTGCGGGAAGGCGAGCTGGAAGAAATAAGGAAAAATGCCAGCTTAGCCGGAGTAAAGTTGAAAATCGTACATGCGGCTCGCCGTTTCCGCCGAGCCATTGGCAATACCAATGACGCGGAAACAAAACGCCGGCGCTTCAAGAAGCTTTACGCCTTAATCTTGAAAGAGGAAGCCAAAAAATTCGGAGCCTCTTTCATTATTCAAGGTACGCTGGCAACCGACATCATTGAATCGGGCAAGGCCGGGGAATCAGCCCTGATCAAGTCTCATCACAATGTCGGCCTGAATTTCGGGCTCGAAGAAATCCGGCCGTTCAGCGATTTATTCAAGTACGAGGTGCGCGATCTGGCCAGAAAAATGGGATTGCCGGAAAGTATTTCCGAGCGTCAGCCTTTTCCCGGCCCGGCTCTGCTTGTGAGAATTATCGGTAAATCAGCAACGCCCAAACGGATTAAGATCGTCCGTTGGGCCGATGCCAGAGTTACCGAGATTTTGAGGAAACACAATCTCTATGACGAAATTTCCCAGCTGATCGTGGCACTGGACTGCACGAAGACCGTCGGAATCAAGGGCGATGGCCGAGTCTATAGTTATGCAGTTATAGTCCGCGGCGTAAGCACGGTGGACTTCATGACTTTGCATGGCTATCAAATTCCGGCCGAGGTCAGGCGGGAAATCACCGCCACGGTTACCAAGCATCCGAAGATCGTCAGAGTATTTTACGACGAAACCAACAAACCTCCGGCCACCACGGAAATGGAGTAA
- a CDS encoding cupredoxin family copper-binding protein, which translates to MKKFLSLSLLLGAVILMANSCATSPAANKNIPPAANTGGFTVAPGAPATTPTPTPAPVSNTPNASVSSSSTPAPTPPPAPITPPAVTQGQVNIQNFSFNPAEVTVAVGDTVVWTNNDSVRHQIASDSFNSVPLPQGGSFSHTFTAAGTFDYHCAIHPSMTGKIIVK; encoded by the coding sequence ATGAAAAAATTTTTATCGCTTTCTTTGCTCCTTGGCGCCGTCATTTTAATGGCGAATAGCTGCGCGACATCGCCCGCGGCCAATAAGAATATTCCGCCCGCGGCCAATACCGGCGGCTTTACCGTCGCGCCGGGAGCGCCAGCCACAACGCCGACACCGACCCCGGCTCCGGTCAGTAATACTCCCAACGCATCAGTGAGTTCGTCTTCAACTCCAGCCCCGACCCCTCCCCCTGCTCCGATCACGCCGCCAGCTGTTACCCAGGGCCAGGTCAATATTCAAAATTTTTCCTTTAACCCGGCCGAAGTTACCGTTGCTGTCGGCGACACCGTAGTTTGGACGAATAATGATTCGGTGCGGCACCAAATCGCGTCCGACTCTTTCAATTCCGTTCCTCTCCCGCAAGGAGGTTCTTTCTCCCATACATTTACCGCGGCCGGAACATTTGATTATCATTGCGCCATCCACCCTTCGATGACCGGCAAAATAATTGTCAAATAA